The Bacteroides fragilis NCTC 9343 genome includes the window CCTACAAGCGCATGTGCATCTGTATTCTGAAAAATGATCATGCTTGCAAGTATATGGGATTCTCTCCGACAAAAGAGGAAATGAGTAAACGAAATCAAGTAATCGAACAATATAAAAACATATTGCAATGAGTATAAAGAAAAGTCCGGTATATAATGTAATAGCAGTTCCCGTAGAAAAAGTACAGGCCAACGATTACAATCCGAATGTGGTGGCTCCTCCGGAGATGAGGCTTCTTGAACTTTCTATCTGGGAAGACGGCTTCACTATGCCCTGCGTCTGCTATTATGATAAGGAAAAGGATGTTTATATCCTTGTCGACGGTTTCCACCGTTATTCTGTGCTGAAGACTTCGAAACGTATCTTTCAGAGAGAAAACGGGATGTTGCCTATTGTGGTAATCGAAAAGGATCTTTCCAATCGTATGAGTTCCACTATCCGCCATAATCGTGCCCGGGGTACGCACAATATAGAACTGATGTGCCATATTGTTGCCGAACTTGATAAGGCAGGCATGTCCGATCAATGGATTATGAAGAATATCGGTATGGATCGGGACGAGTTGTTGCGCTTAAAGCAAATATCGGGTTTGGCCGATCTGTTTGCCAATCGTGACTTCAGTGTTCCCGAAGATGACCAGCCGGGAAATGTAGATAAGAAACCTACTCGTTAAAGTTTGCCTTGCAGGCGTGGATTTTATAGATGCATATACTGTCGTCAGCAGATATATGCCGTATAGAATCTATGCCTGTTTTTTTGCCTCTCTGTTTGTCCGAATCGCAACGTTCGGTTACCTTATTTGCGGAAAATGAAACTGCACAGAACTTTCTCCTCCCTTTTTTATATTTAGCAACTTCACTTCATTAAAGCCCCATTATTAGAAGTTTTATTACTCTTTCTTCCTCTATAAGAGAAATGAATACAATTTCCGGAATGATACAATTCCGCGATATTTGTCATATTCATTTTGAGCAAGTTTTAGTCAGTATATATAATAGAAGAAACGAGTATGAAAAAGCTAATTCTGTTTGGAGCCGCAATATCGATTTCAGTAGCTGTAAGTGCACAGCACATCGCTCTGAAAAATAATCTCCTGTACGATGCTACCACCACACCCAATCTGGCATTAGAGGTAGGGTTGGGGAAGAAGACCACGCTTGACCTGTATGGCGGCTATAATCCGTTTACGTTCGGAAATCACAAGCGTTTCAAGCACTGGCTGGCACAGCCGGAATTCCGTTACTGGACCTGTGAGCGTTTCAATGGAACCTTCTGGGGGGTACATCTGCATGGAGGTGAGTTTAGCGTGGCCGGTATCAGTTTACCTTTCAAAATATTCCCTTCTCTTAAAGACCATCGCTATGAAGGATACTTCTATGGAGGAGGTGTCAGTGTGGGACATCAATGGCTACTGAGTAAACATTGGAGCCTAGAGGCCTCGGTCGGAGTGGGATATGCTCTTTGGGTATACGATAAGTATCGTTGTGTGAATTGCAGTCCTAAAATAAAGAGTGGGCATAAAAACTATGTCGGTCCTACCAAAGCGGCTGTTTCATTGGTCTACTTTATTCGCTAAGTTGAATTTGATAAAAAATGAAAGATATGAAAAAGTTTTATTTTCTGATATTGGGCATCGTCCTCTGCGGCATGGTTGCGCAGGCGCAAAATTCATACGAAGGTCATATCGGCTTCGGACAACACCATGTGGTCCGGAAAGGAGGGGAGTTGAACGTGGAGGTATCCCTTGATTTAGGGGCTGTAAAGCTGGCTGCACAGCAAATGATTGTGCTTACACCGGTCTTGCGATCTACAGAAGGAGAAGAACAACAGCAATTAGCTCCGGTAGTGATAGCCGGACCCCGTCGCTATCGGGTGCTGAAACGATCTTTAGCTTTCGGCACTGACAATTTTGAAATGTCTCCTATGCTTGTCGAGAAACGAAAGAGCGGTACTCCCCAGACTGTGAATCTCCACTTCGGATTACCCTATCATGAATGGATGCGCCGGGCAGAGCTGATTTTACGTGAAGAGGTGACCGGTTGTGCCGATTGTCCTGTCAGTCAGGGTGACCATACCGTTATAACATCGGTATTCGACGAACAATTTACACCTCGTTATGAGTTGAGTTATGTGACTCCGCCGGTAGAACCGTTGAAGCAGCGTA containing:
- a CDS encoding IbrB-like domain-containing protein, whose amino-acid sequence is MSIKKSPVYNVIAVPVEKVQANDYNPNVVAPPEMRLLELSIWEDGFTMPCVCYYDKEKDVYILVDGFHRYSVLKTSKRIFQRENGMLPIVVIEKDLSNRMSSTIRHNRARGTHNIELMCHIVAELDKAGMSDQWIMKNIGMDRDELLRLKQISGLADLFANRDFSVPEDDQPGNVDKKPTR
- a CDS encoding DUF3575 domain-containing protein; protein product: MKKLILFGAAISISVAVSAQHIALKNNLLYDATTTPNLALEVGLGKKTTLDLYGGYNPFTFGNHKRFKHWLAQPEFRYWTCERFNGTFWGVHLHGGEFSVAGISLPFKIFPSLKDHRYEGYFYGGGVSVGHQWLLSKHWSLEASVGVGYALWVYDKYRCVNCSPKIKSGHKNYVGPTKAAVSLVYFIR